One Bacteroidota bacterium genomic region harbors:
- the hisC gene encoding histidinol-phosphate transaminase: MTTEHFFRSVVLREKAYHVSDDSAPVKLNQNENPYSPPAELTEALVADFRQFALNRYPSVFPDELNKKLAEHLGVHPDCILTGHGSNELIYSSLWAILGYGDRVFIPSPSFSLYGTVAGFCEASVLSVLPDEHTLRHDPVVLEEELIRHQPKLTILCNPNNPSAQVIPHADLTNLIQKAAGLVWLDEAYIDYSVNPTLVPVLDDYRNLIILRTFSKAYGLAGIRLGYLLGSPEVMIQLRKTKVPFTVDAFSQRVGIRLLEHQDWVESVTRQILAERSRLASELSRLSGLRLFETDTNFFIFKVLEKTAASVFRELVNGGVLVRNVSGYPAMADCLRVNVGTPEENDHFLKTMKMIFPAN; this comes from the coding sequence ATGACCACCGAACACTTCTTCCGGTCGGTCGTTCTCCGTGAAAAGGCCTATCACGTCAGTGATGATTCAGCACCGGTTAAACTGAATCAGAACGAAAATCCCTATTCGCCTCCGGCTGAACTGACAGAGGCCTTGGTGGCCGATTTCAGGCAGTTTGCACTGAACCGGTACCCATCGGTTTTCCCCGATGAACTGAATAAAAAGCTGGCTGAACATCTGGGGGTTCACCCCGACTGCATTCTGACCGGACACGGCAGCAATGAACTCATATATTCCTCTCTGTGGGCGATTCTGGGTTATGGGGACCGGGTCTTTATTCCGTCACCCTCCTTCTCACTGTATGGAACTGTGGCCGGTTTCTGCGAGGCATCGGTTCTGTCGGTTCTGCCCGATGAACATACACTCCGTCATGATCCGGTGGTGCTGGAAGAAGAACTGATCAGGCATCAGCCCAAACTGACCATTCTCTGCAATCCGAATAATCCATCTGCGCAGGTTATTCCGCATGCCGACCTGACCAACCTGATTCAAAAGGCAGCGGGACTGGTGTGGCTGGATGAAGCGTACATCGATTATTCGGTGAATCCCACGCTGGTTCCTGTTCTTGATGACTACCGGAACCTCATTATTCTGCGCACTTTTTCAAAAGCTTACGGATTGGCCGGAATCCGGCTTGGCTATCTGCTGGGTTCTCCTGAGGTCATGATTCAGCTCAGAAAAACGAAGGTTCCCTTTACGGTGGATGCCTTCAGTCAGCGGGTGGGAATCCGCCTTCTCGAGCATCAGGACTGGGTGGAATCGGTCACCCGGCAGATTCTGGCTGAGCGGTCCAGACTTGCTTCGGAACTGAGCCGGTTATCAGGGCTCCGTTTATTTGAAACCGATACGAACTTTTTTATTTTTAAAGTTCTGGAAAAAACGGCCGCAAGCGTGTTCCGGGAACTGGTAAATGGCGGTGTGCTGGTCCGGAATGTCAGCGGATATCCGGCAATGGCAGACTGCCTGAGAGTCAATGTGGGAACACCCGAAGAAAACGACCATTTTCTTAAGACCATGAAGATGATTTTTCCAGCTAATTAG
- the hisD gene encoding histidinol dehydrogenase, which translates to MMLPVYLPANREDYFRKLQSRRLFDSTSLNEQVSSILREVRVHGDAAVRAFTRRFDGFDPDPIRVPESDWTGAASRLEPGTREILGLAIERIRNFHLNQQEQSWTVAGPYGEILGQKVTPLERVGVYVPGGKAFYPSSLLMNVIPAQVAGVDEIVVVTPAGKDGRLSPVLLGACDLLGIKEIYRIGGAQAVAALAFGTESVRPVDMITGPGNQYVAKAKQLVFGFVKIDSIAGPSEVTIIADDTADTDALILDLFSQAEHDEQAAVTLISLDPALPGKLQERLPALLEIQPRKAIIAASLQSFGGLLPVDSVEEAFELANRIAPEHLELLLDFPESHLYRVRHAGAVFIGHWSPEAAGDYLAGPNHVLPTCGTARFFSPLGVYDFMKRTSVIHLNEEAMKAIGPAVAAFADLESLTAHGDSARLRTGKTGQSGS; encoded by the coding sequence ATGATGCTACCGGTTTATCTTCCCGCCAACAGGGAAGACTACTTCAGAAAACTTCAATCCCGTCGTCTTTTCGATTCTACCTCTCTCAACGAGCAGGTTTCCTCCATCCTCCGCGAAGTCAGGGTTCACGGCGATGCGGCGGTTCGTGCCTTTACCCGTCGCTTTGATGGTTTTGATCCCGACCCGATCCGTGTGCCGGAATCTGATTGGACCGGGGCGGCTTCCCGACTGGAACCGGGAACCCGGGAAATTCTCGGCCTGGCCATTGAACGGATCCGTAATTTCCACCTGAATCAGCAGGAACAAAGCTGGACAGTGGCTGGTCCTTACGGTGAGATTCTGGGTCAGAAAGTGACGCCGCTGGAAAGGGTGGGCGTTTATGTGCCCGGGGGGAAGGCCTTTTATCCATCGTCCCTTCTGATGAATGTGATTCCTGCTCAGGTGGCAGGAGTCGATGAAATTGTAGTGGTGACGCCTGCCGGTAAGGATGGACGCCTGAGTCCGGTGCTGCTGGGGGCATGCGATTTACTTGGAATTAAGGAAATCTACCGGATCGGTGGGGCACAGGCCGTGGCAGCCCTTGCCTTTGGAACTGAATCGGTCCGCCCGGTCGATATGATAACAGGGCCAGGGAATCAATATGTGGCCAAAGCGAAGCAGCTTGTTTTCGGATTTGTGAAAATTGACAGCATAGCAGGTCCCAGTGAAGTGACCATTATTGCCGATGACACAGCCGACACCGATGCCCTGATTCTTGATCTGTTCAGTCAGGCCGAACATGACGAGCAGGCTGCCGTAACCCTGATCAGTCTGGACCCCGCCCTGCCCGGGAAACTGCAGGAACGCTTACCCGCCCTTCTTGAAATTCAACCGAGGAAAGCAATCATTGCCGCCTCGCTTCAATCCTTTGGCGGTTTGTTACCCGTTGATTCGGTGGAAGAAGCTTTTGAACTGGCTAACCGGATTGCTCCCGAACATCTGGAACTGCTGCTGGACTTTCCTGAATCGCATTTGTACCGGGTACGGCATGCCGGGGCGGTGTTCATTGGGCACTGGTCGCCCGAAGCAGCAGGTGACTATCTGGCGGGACCGAATCACGTGCTGCCGACCTGCGGAACCGCCCGGTTCTTTTCTCCGCTTGGCGTTTATGATTTTATGAAACGAACCTCGGTAATCCATTTGAATGAAGAAGCGATGAAAGCCATCGGCCCGGCTGTGGCTGCATTCGCTGATCTCGAAAGCCTGACTGCACATGGCGATTCTGCCCGATTAAGAACCGGTAAAACCGGCCAATCAGGCTCATGA
- a CDS encoding electron transfer flavoprotein subunit beta/FixA family protein, whose product MNLFVCVSQVPDTATRIKIRDDGRTIDPADVNFILNPFDEFAVEAALKLKEAHGGEVTILSVGDDSVINTIRKALAMGADKAVHIKAAGEFDGYQAAEAVAAYLKDKQADLVLTGKESVDTNSGQFATFLGAMLDFSVVNVAVTLTLEGTVVKAEREIEGGREVVHAQLPAVVSCQKGLNEPRLPTLKGIMASKTKKPEELALPAGDSASRIESLAKPPAKAAGKIVGSDVSAVPALVDLLMNEAKVI is encoded by the coding sequence GTGAATCTGTTTGTTTGTGTCAGTCAGGTTCCCGATACCGCCACCCGGATTAAAATCAGGGATGACGGCCGGACCATCGACCCTGCTGACGTTAATTTTATTCTGAATCCCTTCGATGAGTTTGCCGTTGAGGCAGCCCTGAAACTGAAAGAAGCTCATGGCGGAGAAGTGACCATTCTCTCGGTGGGCGATGACTCGGTGATCAACACCATCCGCAAGGCCCTTGCCATGGGAGCCGACAAAGCCGTTCACATCAAAGCCGCCGGTGAGTTTGATGGGTATCAGGCTGCCGAAGCGGTAGCCGCCTATCTGAAAGATAAACAGGCCGATCTGGTGCTGACCGGTAAAGAATCGGTAGATACCAACAGCGGGCAGTTTGCCACGTTTCTGGGCGCAATGCTCGATTTTTCGGTGGTGAATGTGGCTGTTACCCTTACTCTGGAAGGAACAGTTGTAAAGGCTGAGCGTGAGATTGAAGGTGGTCGCGAAGTGGTTCATGCACAGCTTCCGGCTGTGGTTTCCTGTCAGAAGGGACTCAATGAACCCCGCCTGCCAACCCTAAAGGGAATCATGGCAAGCAAAACCAAAAAGCCCGAGGAACTGGCATTGCCAGCCGGGGACTCTGCCTCCAGGATTGAAAGTCTGGCCAAACCACCGGCTAAAGCAGCCGGGAAAATCGTTGGATCGGATGTGTCGGCAGTGCCGGCATTGGTCGATCTGTTAATGAACGAAGCCAAAGTGATCTGA
- a CDS encoding electron transfer flavoprotein subunit alpha/FixB family protein, with translation MSSILIFAEQRNGKLKKAAAEAISRGRDLANQMGLKAHVLLIGGPGVESLAIEAARFGVASVLTVAHPDLGSYVNKAYAKAISQAAREQSASVVLMSATAMGKELGAFVAVYLQASFATDCTDLVVSGSGVKAIRPVFTGKALSTVSLNRPVAVLTLRPNAFPATESPVSASVTPVQVAFSAGDFACKVTDVIQSGGKLDVAEADIVVSGGRSLGSAENFKILEELAAALGGAVGASRAAVDSGYRPHEDQVGQTGKVISPKLYIACGISGAIQHLAGMSSSKVIVAINKDKDAPIFQVADYGIVADLFEVVPALTREIKNRLS, from the coding sequence ATGTCATCCATTCTGATATTTGCTGAACAACGAAACGGTAAACTGAAAAAAGCAGCGGCAGAAGCCATCAGCCGTGGCCGCGACCTGGCCAACCAGATGGGACTGAAAGCCCATGTGCTGCTGATCGGGGGACCCGGTGTGGAATCTCTGGCGATTGAAGCAGCCAGGTTTGGTGTTGCATCGGTCCTGACGGTTGCTCATCCCGATCTGGGTTCATACGTGAACAAGGCTTATGCTAAAGCCATTTCCCAGGCTGCCCGTGAACAATCGGCCAGCGTGGTGCTGATGAGTGCCACTGCCATGGGTAAAGAACTTGGTGCTTTTGTGGCGGTCTATCTGCAGGCATCTTTCGCCACAGACTGTACCGATCTGGTCGTTTCGGGATCGGGCGTGAAGGCCATCAGACCGGTATTTACGGGAAAGGCCCTTTCTACTGTGTCGCTTAACCGTCCGGTTGCCGTTCTGACGCTGCGTCCCAATGCTTTCCCCGCAACGGAATCACCGGTCAGTGCCTCTGTGACACCCGTTCAGGTGGCTTTTTCTGCCGGAGATTTTGCTTGTAAAGTCACCGACGTCATTCAATCTGGCGGAAAACTGGATGTGGCCGAGGCTGATATCGTGGTTTCCGGCGGTCGTTCGCTCGGCAGCGCAGAGAATTTTAAAATTCTCGAAGAACTCGCCGCCGCTCTCGGTGGGGCCGTGGGTGCCAGCCGGGCGGCCGTTGATTCCGGTTACCGTCCGCACGAAGATCAGGTCGGACAAACCGGCAAGGTGATTTCGCCGAAATTGTACATTGCCTGCGGTATTTCCGGTGCGATTCAGCATCTGGCAGGCATGAGTTCATCGAAAGTGATTGTGGCCATTAATAAGGACAAGGATGCCCCGATTTTCCAGGTCGCCGACTATGGAATTGTAGCCGATCTGTTCGAAGTGGTGCCCGCACTCACCAGGGAAATTAAAAACAGGTTATCCTGA
- a CDS encoding bifunctional nuclease family protein → MEQIPVRVAGLSSSPSTLGSFALVLAEAHGNRRLPIIIGNSEAQSIAIELEKIKSARPLTHDLFILLLEKLTVSIRKVVVDDLKDGVFFAKIYLDTTSGLSILDSRPSDAIALAVRAKCDIFVMDHVLNEAGIEVQEDEPASDPDKGQEEEESPDSLPDLPGLEPEEADEPVTPPASELDRLQTELSKAIADEDYERAARLRDSINRLRGGS, encoded by the coding sequence GTGGAACAGATACCGGTCCGGGTTGCCGGCCTTTCCTCGAGTCCGTCAACGTTGGGCAGTTTTGCTCTGGTATTGGCCGAGGCTCATGGAAACCGGCGGTTACCGATCATCATCGGTAATTCAGAGGCACAGAGCATTGCCATTGAGCTCGAGAAAATCAAGTCAGCCCGGCCGCTCACCCATGATCTGTTCATTCTCCTGTTGGAAAAACTGACTGTATCCATCCGGAAGGTCGTCGTGGACGACCTGAAGGATGGCGTTTTCTTTGCCAAAATTTACCTCGACACGACCTCGGGCCTTTCGATCCTCGATAGCCGGCCGAGTGATGCCATTGCCCTGGCCGTAAGGGCAAAATGCGACATTTTTGTAATGGATCACGTGCTCAATGAAGCCGGGATTGAAGTTCAGGAAGATGAACCGGCTTCCGATCCGGATAAGGGACAGGAAGAAGAGGAAAGCCCCGATTCCCTGCCCGACCTGCCCGGACTTGAACCGGAAGAGGCCGATGAGCCGGTTACGCCGCCTGCCAGTGAACTGGACCGGTTACAGACCGAACTCTCCAAAGCCATCGCCGATGAAGATTATGAACGGGCTGCCCGTTTACGTGATTCCATTAACCGGCTTCGCGGAGGTTCCTGA
- a CDS encoding ABC transporter permease, with protein MRLHFIRKLAVEEFRSQKSRIGFLVLSVFLGVAALVAVSSFSDNLKESVELQSRKLKGSDLSFSANREFPDSLSQVFDSLRSAGMEESRITQFLSMAINPEDMNSRLVQVRAMSGGYPWYGDVVTEPADAWSTFQDGKKAVADESLRFQLGLEPGDSIKIGQAKFAIAGFVKKMAGDAGFGFGVSARVYLPDRYLPETGLIQYGSRVRYISEWKGVPGQDIAALTNRMENQWREADIRVSSYLSREQRLGENIDRVGTFLGLVSLIALLLGGIGVASSINVYIRQKMDTVAILRCLGATGPEVATIYLSVSLMMASAGIIAGVLAGIGIQFLIPLAIQSYLPVELVTTLSWPAILKGILTGLVVTVTFSLFPLSRLLLVSPLHALRRDVAPAGSLRRSRLMTAIVSVLFLGTLWTMSVIHAGSLLIGSVFLAGILLVLGVLYLMSLVIVRGARLLRIRQFSYPVRQSVSNLFRPNNQTVTLVLALGFGVFLLLTIYQLQKGLLDEITFSDAGSRPNLILFDIQKSQVEPLTALLDSTQWSYTTPLPLIPARVSSINSVSARSLTDSVGRSGPRGEFMATYRWDLLSTETITDGAWWTAGNNDQTPEVSLEVMYARRLGLKIGDQVELEILGARRSFTLTSMREVNWIGMSPNFMVVVKPGSLEQAPQTFLTSLHIDGVETRSDFQRKLAARFPNIMAIDLTLVIETVDSVLDKIGLVIRFMGLFSILTGLIVVAGAISNGKLHRIRETALLRTLGAVKSVIRQIFTLEFIILGALASVTGLGLSVLASQLILREVFSIAAAIPFTLIGNGLLITILLMTGAGWLINGNLFRLKPLEVLRQD; from the coding sequence ATGCGTTTACACTTTATCAGAAAACTGGCTGTTGAGGAATTCCGTTCGCAAAAATCCAGAATCGGCTTCCTGGTCCTGTCGGTATTTCTTGGTGTGGCTGCCCTGGTGGCAGTCAGTTCCTTCAGTGATAACCTGAAAGAATCGGTTGAACTTCAATCGCGGAAATTAAAAGGATCCGATCTGAGTTTTTCGGCTAACCGCGAGTTTCCCGATAGTCTTTCGCAGGTCTTTGATTCGCTTCGTTCGGCCGGCATGGAAGAATCACGGATTACTCAGTTCCTCAGCATGGCCATCAATCCGGAAGATATGAACAGCCGGTTGGTACAGGTCAGGGCCATGAGCGGAGGCTATCCCTGGTATGGGGATGTGGTGACCGAACCGGCCGATGCATGGTCGACCTTTCAGGATGGAAAGAAGGCCGTTGCCGATGAGAGCCTGCGGTTTCAGCTGGGACTTGAACCAGGTGATTCCATAAAAATCGGACAGGCAAAGTTTGCCATTGCGGGATTTGTAAAGAAAATGGCCGGGGATGCCGGTTTTGGTTTTGGAGTATCTGCGCGGGTGTACCTGCCCGACCGGTATCTGCCCGAAACGGGTCTGATTCAATATGGCAGCCGGGTCCGTTATATATCAGAATGGAAAGGCGTGCCGGGTCAGGACATTGCTGCACTCACCAACCGGATGGAAAACCAATGGCGCGAGGCCGACATCCGGGTCTCGAGTTACCTCAGCCGCGAGCAACGGCTGGGAGAAAACATCGACCGCGTGGGGACCTTCCTCGGTCTGGTCAGTCTGATCGCCTTGCTGTTGGGTGGTATCGGGGTGGCTTCCTCCATCAATGTTTATATCAGGCAAAAGATGGATACCGTTGCCATTCTTCGCTGTCTGGGTGCAACCGGACCTGAGGTAGCCACCATTTATCTGTCGGTTTCTCTGATGATGGCCTCTGCCGGAATTATCGCCGGAGTGCTGGCTGGTATCGGGATCCAGTTTCTGATTCCGCTGGCCATCCAATCTTATCTGCCGGTTGAACTGGTGACCACTCTTTCCTGGCCGGCGATTCTGAAGGGGATTCTCACCGGTCTGGTTGTAACTGTCACCTTCAGCTTGTTCCCGCTCAGCCGCCTGCTGCTGGTCTCTCCGCTTCATGCGCTCCGCCGCGATGTGGCACCTGCCGGAAGTCTTCGCAGGTCCCGGTTGATGACTGCTATTGTATCGGTATTGTTTCTGGGCACCTTGTGGACCATGTCGGTGATTCATGCGGGCAGTCTTCTGATCGGGTCGGTTTTTCTTGCCGGTATTCTGCTGGTGCTCGGGGTCTTGTACCTGATGTCACTGGTCATTGTCCGCGGAGCACGTCTGCTGAGGATCCGCCAGTTTTCCTACCCGGTGCGCCAATCGGTTTCGAATCTGTTCCGGCCGAATAATCAGACGGTGACGCTGGTTCTGGCTCTCGGTTTCGGTGTATTCCTTCTGCTGACCATTTATCAGCTGCAGAAAGGATTGCTCGATGAAATCACCTTTTCAGATGCCGGATCCCGGCCAAATCTGATTCTGTTCGATATTCAAAAGTCTCAGGTGGAACCATTGACGGCGCTGCTTGACAGCACACAGTGGTCCTATACCACTCCGCTTCCCCTGATTCCGGCACGGGTCTCGTCAATAAACTCGGTCTCGGCCCGCAGTCTGACCGATTCGGTCGGAAGGTCGGGTCCCAGAGGTGAGTTCATGGCCACTTACCGGTGGGATCTGCTCAGTACCGAAACCATTACCGACGGAGCGTGGTGGACCGCCGGTAATAATGATCAGACCCCGGAAGTCTCCCTTGAAGTCATGTATGCCCGCCGGCTGGGTCTGAAAATCGGTGATCAGGTCGAGCTGGAAATTCTGGGCGCCAGGCGATCATTCACGCTTACTTCGATGAGGGAAGTGAACTGGATCGGAATGAGTCCCAATTTTATGGTTGTGGTAAAGCCCGGATCACTCGAACAGGCTCCTCAAACATTCCTGACCAGCCTGCACATTGATGGAGTGGAAACCAGAAGTGATTTCCAGCGGAAGCTGGCTGCCCGATTTCCCAACATCATGGCCATTGATCTGACTCTGGTGATTGAAACGGTCGATTCCGTGCTCGATAAAATCGGACTGGTGATCCGTTTCATGGGTCTGTTCAGCATACTCACCGGGCTGATTGTGGTGGCCGGTGCCATTTCGAACGGAAAACTGCACCGGATTCGTGAAACAGCCCTGCTGCGGACGCTGGGTGCGGTCAAGTCCGTCATCCGGCAGATATTCACCCTCGAATTTATCATCCTCGGTGCGCTTGCATCAGTCACCGGTCTGGGATTGTCGGTCCTGGCCTCACAGCTGATTCTGCGGGAGGTATTCTCAATTGCAGCGGCCATTCCTTTCACACTGATCGGGAATGGACTGCTGATCACCATTCTGCTGATGACCGGGGCCGGTTGGCTGATCAACGGAAACCTGTTCCGGCTGAAACCGCTCGAGGTGTTGCGGCAGGATTGA
- a CDS encoding ABC transporter ATP-binding protein — translation MISISNLTKSFPSGESTLTVLDQVSFSVEQGEFISILGPSGSGKSTLLGLMAGLDRPTAGSVSLAGRNLNELSEDDLAVFRNQTVGFVFQSFQLIPTLTALENVMVPLELLRRPDAETTAQKLLDQVGLGSRLDHYPVQLSGGEQQRVAIARAFSGSPKILFADEPTGNLDQKTGQRIFDLMTSLNREHGTTLVMVTHDQSLANRSGRIIRLADGKLVSDERVGD, via the coding sequence ATGATCTCCATTTCAAACCTGACCAAATCTTTTCCTTCGGGTGAATCCACGCTGACCGTTCTGGACCAGGTCTCCTTTTCGGTAGAACAAGGAGAATTTATTTCCATTCTCGGTCCGAGCGGATCGGGAAAATCGACCTTACTCGGGCTGATGGCCGGATTGGATCGTCCCACAGCCGGATCGGTTTCTCTGGCCGGACGCAACCTGAATGAACTTTCCGAAGACGATCTGGCGGTTTTCCGGAATCAGACGGTCGGGTTTGTTTTTCAGTCTTTTCAACTGATTCCAACGCTGACTGCTCTTGAAAATGTCATGGTTCCGCTCGAACTCCTTCGCCGTCCGGATGCAGAAACCACCGCACAAAAATTGCTCGATCAGGTTGGGCTGGGTTCCCGGCTCGATCACTATCCGGTTCAGCTTTCGGGGGGAGAGCAGCAGCGGGTGGCCATTGCACGCGCATTTTCGGGTTCACCCAAAATTCTGTTTGCCGATGAACCCACCGGCAACCTGGATCAGAAAACGGGTCAGCGGATTTTCGACCTGATGACCAGCCTGAATCGTGAACATGGCACCACGCTGGTGATGGTCACTCACGATCAGAGTCTGGCCAACCGGTCTGGACGGATTATTCGTCTGGCCGATGGCAAACTGGTGAGTGACGAACGGGTGGGTGACTGA